A DNA window from uncultured Methanoregula sp. contains the following coding sequences:
- a CDS encoding SagB/ThcOx family dehydrogenase has protein sequence MNKVGNDFINGTRCPDYSTVDLVLRVPEPPHELPVKKGQTVIKLPSPKRFKLPDVPVRKAIESYEPVGFFPRSSMDLKQLSYLLWCTQGFKKIVAETIEIRNSPSSGSRNPLETYFVAGEVEGLETGLYRYLPKSHSIVAERIDTGITLEMSTASLNFKLTTRAAVTFLWVAIPYRTVWAVGNRGYRSALIEAGHVCQSLILAAAGLGLQVAPIDLFHDELVTTLAKLDPETQWPVYLAAVGSVQENVAL, from the coding sequence ATGAACAAAGTTGGAAACGATTTCATCAATGGAACCCGGTGCCCGGATTATTCCACGGTCGACCTTGTCCTCCGTGTCCCGGAACCCCCCCACGAGCTCCCGGTTAAAAAAGGGCAGACGGTGATCAAGCTCCCCAGCCCGAAACGGTTCAAGCTCCCCGATGTACCGGTCAGGAAAGCCATCGAGAGCTATGAGCCCGTCGGGTTCTTCCCCCGCTCATCGATGGACTTGAAGCAGCTCTCCTACCTGCTCTGGTGCACCCAGGGATTCAAGAAGATCGTGGCAGAGACGATCGAGATCCGCAACTCGCCCTCCAGCGGCTCGCGGAACCCGCTGGAGACCTATTTTGTCGCGGGCGAGGTGGAAGGGCTGGAGACCGGGCTGTACCGGTATCTCCCGAAATCCCACAGCATCGTGGCCGAACGCATCGACACCGGCATTACCCTGGAGATGAGCACCGCGAGCCTGAACTTCAAGCTCACGACCCGGGCTGCGGTCACCTTCCTCTGGGTAGCGATCCCCTACCGTACGGTCTGGGCTGTGGGGAACCGGGGTTACCGGAGCGCACTGATCGAGGCCGGGCATGTCTGCCAGAGCCTGATCCTGGCAGCCGCGGGACTCGGGCTCCAGGTTGCCCCGATAGATCTCTTCCACGATGAACTGGTAACAACGCTCGCCAAGCTCGACCCGGAGACCCAGTGGCCGGTCTACCTTGCTGCCGTGGGCTCGGTCCAGGAGAACGTGGCCCTCTGA
- a CDS encoding molybdopterin biosynthesis protein yields MVKRYLELRSLEEALALLKGSFAHPGRTEKVPVVNAVGRVVAKPVFAKYSVPEVNISAMDGIAVRSRDTIGASDQHPVTLEHFARANTGNIVPPGFDAVIMIEDVWEAKGRVQIRRSAVPWQHVRPAGEDIKENKLVVPKGHLIRPFDIGALVTYGITTIEVLAVRIGIIPTGSELVPFGVRPGPGQVVESNTVMAEVFLSQMGARCTRYPIVPDEPDIIRETLRTATNENDLVLISAGSSAGTRDFTEMVIRSLGDLIFHGVAVKPGKPVMLGKIKEKPVLGLPGYPLAAQTVLREFAAPLLESWGFAPAPHYPVTVRLAQPLTSDIGFDEFVPIFVGRVGTTYIGTPHGKGAFAQMATVKANGYTHIPAPVEGYEAGTELEVMLTTDPGSIDRTLILTGSIDPALEELAGLAHDKGLFLHATNPGNTSGIQALLSCSCHAAPLVLPAQSLSSYPPLMQYPESGDLAFIHIATVEVGIASRDGLGIKDLTRARFINTRKETPSRTVLDTLLSAEGIDPSHVNGYLQVVHGPPAVAAAIRNGFADAGICTSSIARASGLRFVPVAHEDYELAVRLELLNDSRMGLLLSIIRSPQFHEILEKTGGYDLSLTGTLRMLDAGNTLAPVSPPTGSP; encoded by the coding sequence ATGGTAAAACGCTACCTTGAACTCCGCTCCCTTGAAGAAGCGCTCGCCCTGCTGAAAGGATCGTTTGCCCACCCGGGGCGTACGGAAAAAGTGCCGGTGGTCAATGCGGTCGGGAGGGTTGTTGCAAAGCCGGTCTTTGCCAAATATTCCGTTCCTGAAGTGAATATCTCCGCAATGGACGGCATCGCGGTCCGGAGCAGGGACACCATCGGTGCAAGCGACCAGCATCCGGTAACCCTTGAGCATTTCGCCCGGGCAAACACCGGCAACATTGTACCTCCGGGGTTCGATGCGGTGATCATGATCGAAGATGTCTGGGAGGCGAAAGGTCGCGTCCAGATCCGCCGCTCCGCAGTGCCCTGGCAGCATGTCCGCCCCGCCGGGGAAGATATCAAGGAGAACAAGCTTGTTGTCCCGAAAGGGCACCTGATCCGGCCCTTCGATATCGGGGCGCTGGTCACGTACGGGATCACAACTATCGAAGTCCTGGCAGTCCGGATCGGGATCATCCCCACCGGAAGCGAACTCGTCCCGTTCGGGGTCCGGCCGGGGCCCGGCCAGGTGGTGGAGAGCAACACGGTCATGGCCGAGGTCTTCCTCTCGCAGATGGGGGCCCGCTGCACCCGCTACCCGATCGTGCCCGATGAGCCGGACATCATCCGCGAGACCCTGCGCACCGCCACAAACGAGAACGATCTCGTCCTTATCTCTGCCGGCTCTTCCGCCGGTACCCGGGACTTCACCGAGATGGTGATCCGCTCGCTCGGGGATCTGATCTTCCACGGGGTGGCAGTCAAGCCCGGCAAACCGGTCATGCTTGGAAAGATCAAAGAAAAACCGGTTCTTGGCCTGCCGGGCTACCCGCTCGCCGCCCAGACGGTTCTCCGGGAATTCGCCGCACCCCTGCTTGAATCCTGGGGATTTGCCCCCGCACCTCACTACCCGGTCACGGTCCGCCTGGCCCAGCCGCTCACCTCCGACATCGGGTTCGACGAGTTCGTTCCGATATTTGTCGGCCGGGTAGGGACAACCTATATCGGGACTCCTCATGGGAAGGGGGCGTTTGCCCAGATGGCAACCGTGAAAGCCAACGGATACACCCACATTCCGGCACCGGTTGAAGGGTACGAGGCAGGAACCGAACTTGAAGTGATGCTCACAACCGATCCCGGGAGCATAGACCGGACCCTTATCCTGACGGGTTCGATCGACCCGGCCCTTGAGGAACTCGCCGGGCTGGCTCACGACAAAGGCCTCTTCCTCCATGCCACCAATCCCGGCAACACCTCCGGGATCCAGGCACTTCTCAGCTGCAGCTGCCATGCGGCGCCGCTGGTCCTGCCCGCCCAATCGCTTTCCTCATACCCGCCCCTTATGCAATACCCGGAATCCGGCGATCTGGCGTTCATCCACATCGCCACCGTCGAAGTTGGTATAGCCTCCCGCGATGGCCTGGGCATAAAAGATCTCACGCGTGCCCGGTTCATCAATACCCGGAAAGAGACCCCCTCCCGGACGGTTCTTGACACGCTGCTTTCCGCTGAAGGCATCGATCCCTCCCATGTGAACGGTTACCTGCAGGTGGTCCATGGCCCGCCGGCAGTGGCTGCCGCAATCCGGAACGGGTTTGCAGATGCCGGCATCTGCACGTCGAGTATTGCCCGTGCCAGCGGCCTCCGGTTCGTCCCGGTTGCGCATGAGGATTACGAGCTTGCCGTGCGGCTGGAACTGTTAAACGACAGCCGGATGGGGCTGCTCCTCTCGATAATCCGGTCCCCGCAGTTCCATGAGATCCTTGAAAAGACCGGCGGGTACGACCTCAGCCTTACCGGAACTCTCCGGATGCTGGATGCCGGAAACACGCTTGCGCCCGTCTCCCCTCCCACCGGGTCTCCCTGA